A single Brucella intermedia LMG 3301 DNA region contains:
- a CDS encoding amidohydrolase family protein, translating to MKIKSAVGVLSVAFTLSFPLLALAQTSTDGSAKSATASTDDGLVTVYTARKIVTMDPGWPEATAVAVKDGKILSVGTLDDLKPWLDKYPHKIDKQFQNRVIYPGFVEAHSHPIVGATSLTRPPLSYYPMLNPYGPAFPGVKTRQEALAKLAEYVEASKDPNADVLAFGFDVVAMGGHLDKTELDKISTVKPIFVWDASEHFVFTNSAAIKKRGLTTEDAKKVLGIGVGSDGELNGKFLGERAAQYVLAPTINALLAPDIALKNVKYLSDLSQQAGVTTMSDLAFGLINIPLEHQVLKSSFDSSKANQRLVVVVDGHTFASTYGDNAIAEANKLRDSSNDRLMFEGVKFFSDDGLLSFSMQIQNPGYIHSDRYSGLFMFDKLSDFVADMKPWWEQNFHIHVHTNGNAGNEATINALDALQKDKPRFDHRFTFEHYGISTPEQARRVSAPWRCGEHQPILCLRTRGPERT from the coding sequence ATGAAGATAAAGTCTGCTGTCGGCGTATTGTCCGTTGCCTTTACTTTAAGTTTTCCTTTATTAGCGCTCGCTCAAACATCTACTGATGGCTCTGCCAAATCTGCGACTGCCTCAACGGATGATGGATTGGTCACCGTCTACACGGCGCGAAAAATTGTGACGATGGATCCGGGCTGGCCCGAGGCAACGGCCGTCGCGGTGAAGGACGGAAAGATTCTCTCGGTAGGGACCCTGGACGACTTGAAGCCCTGGCTCGATAAGTATCCGCACAAGATCGACAAGCAGTTCCAGAATCGCGTCATCTATCCGGGGTTTGTCGAGGCCCATTCCCATCCTATCGTCGGCGCAACCTCATTGACCCGCCCGCCGTTGAGCTACTATCCGATGCTCAACCCTTATGGGCCAGCGTTTCCCGGTGTGAAGACGCGGCAGGAAGCGCTTGCCAAGCTGGCGGAATATGTAGAGGCGTCGAAGGACCCGAACGCCGATGTGCTGGCCTTTGGCTTCGACGTCGTGGCGATGGGCGGCCATCTCGACAAAACCGAGCTCGACAAGATTTCTACCGTGAAGCCGATTTTTGTCTGGGATGCTTCCGAGCATTTCGTCTTCACCAACAGTGCCGCGATCAAGAAGCGGGGCCTCACCACCGAGGACGCCAAGAAGGTGTTGGGCATTGGGGTTGGCTCCGACGGGGAACTCAATGGAAAGTTCCTGGGTGAGCGCGCTGCTCAATATGTGCTCGCTCCAACCATCAACGCATTGCTGGCGCCGGATATCGCGCTGAAGAACGTCAAATATCTGTCGGACCTGTCCCAGCAGGCGGGTGTGACCACGATGTCCGACCTGGCGTTCGGGCTGATCAATATTCCACTTGAGCACCAGGTGCTGAAGTCTTCCTTCGATAGTTCGAAGGCCAATCAGCGCCTCGTCGTTGTGGTTGACGGGCATACTTTCGCGAGCACCTATGGCGACAATGCGATCGCCGAAGCAAACAAGCTGCGCGACTCGAGCAATGACAGGCTGATGTTCGAAGGGGTAAAATTCTTCTCCGATGATGGCCTTCTGAGCTTCAGCATGCAGATACAGAATCCGGGCTACATCCACTCCGACCGCTACAGCGGCCTCTTCATGTTTGACAAGTTGTCCGACTTCGTGGCCGACATGAAGCCGTGGTGGGAGCAGAACTTCCACATCCACGTGCATACCAATGGCAACGCCGGAAACGAGGCGACCATCAATGCGCTGGATGCGCTGCAAAAGGATAAGCCGCGCTTCGATCACCGCTTCACCTTTGAACATTATGGTATTTCCACCCCCGAGCAGGCGCGGCGGGTGAGTGCCCCTTGGCGGTGTGGTGAGCATCAACCCATACTATGTCTACGAACGCGCGGACCTGAACGGACCTGA
- the ubiE gene encoding bifunctional demethylmenaquinone methyltransferase/2-methoxy-6-polyprenyl-1,4-benzoquinol methylase UbiE: protein MSQQNGNADRVGAQGGMEHSFGFKAVDESEKQGLVNDVFHKVASKYDVMNDLMSAGMHRVWKDAMIAWLAPSKRPGWTSLDVAGGTGDIAFRIVEASGRQAHVTILDINGSMLGVGRERAIKKGLADNLEFVEANAEELPFQDNSFDAYTIAFGIRNVPHIDKALSEAYRVLKPGGRFLCLEFSEVELPVLDKIYDQWSFHAIPRIGKMITGDGDSYSYLVESIRKFPKQQDFALMIEKAGFERVSYRNFTGGIAALHSGWKL from the coding sequence ATGAGCCAGCAGAACGGCAATGCGGACCGCGTGGGCGCACAAGGCGGCATGGAGCATTCATTCGGTTTCAAGGCGGTTGACGAAAGCGAGAAGCAGGGTCTGGTCAACGACGTTTTCCATAAGGTCGCCAGCAAGTACGACGTAATGAACGATCTCATGTCGGCGGGCATGCACCGCGTCTGGAAAGATGCGATGATCGCATGGCTGGCGCCGTCGAAGCGCCCGGGCTGGACCTCGCTCGACGTTGCTGGCGGCACCGGCGATATCGCTTTCCGCATCGTTGAGGCTTCCGGCCGTCAGGCCCATGTCACCATTCTCGATATCAACGGCTCGATGCTGGGCGTCGGTCGTGAACGCGCGATCAAGAAGGGCCTTGCCGACAATCTCGAATTCGTCGAAGCCAATGCCGAAGAACTGCCTTTCCAGGACAACAGCTTCGACGCCTATACGATTGCTTTCGGCATTCGCAATGTGCCGCATATCGACAAGGCGCTGTCCGAAGCCTATCGCGTGTTGAAGCCGGGCGGTCGGTTCCTGTGCCTCGAATTCTCCGAGGTTGAACTGCCGGTTCTCGACAAGATTTATGACCAATGGTCGTTCCACGCTATTCCGCGCATCGGCAAGATGATTACGGGCGACGGGGATTCCTACAGCTATCTGGTCGAGTCGATCCGCAAATTCCCCAAGCAGCAGGATTTTGCGCTGATGATCGAGAAGGCTGGTTTCGAGCGCGTCAGCTATCGCAATTTCACCGGCGGCATTGCCGCGCTCCATTCCGGCTGGAAGCTTTGA
- a CDS encoding DUF2087 domain-containing protein: MHVNDISALARNIRSAYADREKQPSHLEVLNILAKGAGYKNFQHLRSGAKKPVKEEKHPVIDRASVERVARCFDKDGVLTRFPSKRSDQISVLWVLWSRLPARTKLTEAEVNALMKAWHSFGDHALLRREICDAGLVSRTRDGRVYIRMELPMPPLAQAIARQIADK, from the coding sequence TTGCATGTCAATGACATTTCGGCTTTAGCGCGCAATATTCGTAGTGCCTATGCCGATCGCGAAAAACAGCCTTCTCACCTTGAAGTTTTGAATATTCTTGCGAAAGGTGCAGGATACAAAAACTTCCAGCACCTGCGAAGCGGTGCGAAAAAGCCTGTAAAGGAAGAAAAACACCCTGTTATCGACCGAGCGAGCGTGGAGCGTGTGGCCCGCTGCTTTGATAAGGATGGCGTTCTTACGCGCTTTCCAAGCAAACGTTCGGATCAGATATCGGTTCTATGGGTGCTTTGGTCTCGCTTGCCGGCCCGGACGAAACTGACGGAAGCCGAGGTGAACGCGCTTATGAAAGCGTGGCACAGTTTCGGAGATCACGCTTTGCTGCGTCGCGAGATCTGCGATGCCGGTTTGGTATCGAGAACACGGGACGGCCGTGTTTACATCCGCATGGAGCTGCCGATGCCGCCTCTGGCGCAAGCTATTGCCCGCCAGATCGCTGATAAATAA
- a CDS encoding alpha/beta fold hydrolase, translating into MTKFETGFLLGRIPYIRMGDQSDPLIVINGGQGFVRKHSFDRMMHDAKRVARMLPPTQGFILIGYDQQLDTKATTETIVSDYERAIREMKVPAFSLMGISYGGLLATRLAAAREGSVKKLILVASAHKFSENGEIRINRQIQFAQQEQYYELINDFAAIFRNPLLNLLLKIKLWVDRNKLPEKMNSGDAIVRYLQLIMQAEPVDLTAITARTLIIGGELDQFFGDGMMEAARNGIVDAKLEVLEGQTHMAPVECSRPFRRFLTEFLDQS; encoded by the coding sequence ATGACCAAATTTGAGACCGGCTTTTTGCTCGGAAGAATTCCCTATATTCGCATGGGCGATCAATCTGATCCCCTGATCGTGATCAATGGCGGGCAAGGTTTTGTCCGCAAACACAGCTTTGACAGGATGATGCATGACGCAAAACGTGTCGCACGTATGCTGCCGCCAACACAGGGCTTTATCCTGATCGGCTACGATCAGCAGCTCGACACGAAAGCAACAACTGAGACAATCGTGTCAGACTATGAGCGCGCGATCAGAGAAATGAAGGTCCCGGCGTTTTCGCTCATGGGGATATCCTATGGCGGACTGCTGGCGACAAGGCTTGCGGCAGCGCGCGAAGGGTCGGTTAAGAAGCTGATTTTGGTGGCGAGCGCTCACAAGTTCAGCGAGAATGGCGAAATCAGGATAAATCGACAAATCCAGTTTGCCCAACAGGAGCAGTACTACGAGCTGATCAATGACTTTGCGGCAATATTCCGCAATCCCCTGCTGAATTTGTTACTGAAGATAAAGCTATGGGTGGACCGCAACAAACTTCCAGAAAAAATGAACTCCGGTGACGCTATTGTGCGGTATCTTCAATTGATAATGCAGGCTGAGCCAGTCGATCTGACCGCGATCACAGCAAGGACACTGATTATCGGAGGGGAACTGGATCAGTTTTTTGGCGACGGCATGATGGAAGCCGCCCGAAATGGTATCGTCGACGCTAAACTGGAAGTTCTCGAAGGCCAAACTCACATGGCCCCGGTCGAATGCAGCCGACCGTTTCGACGTTTCCTGACGGAATTTCTCGATCAGTCTTGA
- the gst gene encoding glutathione transferase, which yields MKLYYKAGACSLAPHIILSEAGLPYELEAVDIKAKKTADGEDYFAINPRGAVPALEVKPGTVITQNAAILQYIGDHSDVAAFKPAYGTIERARLQEALGFCSDLHAAFSGLFAPTLTEEAKAGVIANINRRLGQFEAMLSDKNAYWLGDDFTQPDAYASVIIGWGVGLKLDLSAYPKALKLRERVLARPNVQKAFKEEGLN from the coding sequence ATGAAACTTTATTACAAGGCTGGTGCCTGTTCGCTCGCACCCCACATCATCCTGAGCGAAGCAGGCCTGCCTTATGAGCTGGAAGCCGTGGACATCAAGGCCAAGAAGACGGCTGACGGCGAAGACTATTTCGCGATCAATCCGCGCGGCGCGGTTCCGGCGCTGGAAGTAAAGCCCGGCACTGTCATCACGCAGAACGCGGCAATTCTCCAATATATCGGCGACCATTCCGATGTTGCGGCGTTCAAACCTGCCTATGGCACGATCGAACGCGCACGCCTGCAGGAAGCGCTGGGCTTCTGCTCGGATCTGCATGCGGCTTTCAGCGGCCTGTTCGCTCCCACCCTCACGGAAGAAGCGAAGGCGGGCGTCATTGCCAATATCAATCGTCGTCTGGGGCAGTTCGAAGCCATGCTGTCGGACAAGAACGCCTACTGGCTTGGCGATGATTTCACGCAGCCGGATGCCTATGCGTCTGTCATCATTGGCTGGGGCGTCGGACTGAAACTCGATTTAAGTGCCTATCCCAAGGCGCTGAAGCTGCGCGAACGCGTGTTGGCGCGCCCGAACGTGCAAAAGGCGTTCAAGGAAGAAGGCCTGAACTAA
- the upp gene encoding uracil phosphoribosyltransferase gives MGVTVVSHPLVQHKLTIMRKKETSTASFRRLLKEISLLLCYEVTRDLELTTMPIETPLMPMDAPVLEGKKLVFASILRAGNGLLEGMLDLVPAARVAHIGLYRDHDTLQPVEYYFKAPEDIVNRLIIVVDPMLATGHSAIAAIDKLKERGATNIRFLCLLAAPEGIKRFTEAHPDVDVFTASIDERLDEKGYIVPGLGDAGDRMYGTK, from the coding sequence ATGGGCGTTACAGTCGTCAGCCATCCGCTTGTCCAGCACAAGCTTACCATCATGCGCAAGAAGGAAACGTCCACGGCCAGCTTCCGGCGGCTGCTGAAGGAAATCTCGTTGTTGCTCTGCTATGAAGTGACGCGCGATCTCGAACTGACCACCATGCCCATCGAAACGCCATTGATGCCGATGGATGCACCGGTGCTCGAAGGCAAGAAGCTCGTCTTCGCGTCGATCCTGCGCGCCGGCAACGGCCTTCTGGAAGGCATGCTCGATCTGGTCCCTGCTGCCCGCGTCGCCCATATCGGGCTTTATCGCGATCACGACACGCTGCAGCCGGTCGAATATTACTTCAAGGCGCCCGAAGACATCGTAAACCGCCTCATCATCGTGGTGGACCCGATGCTGGCCACCGGACATTCGGCAATCGCAGCCATCGACAAGCTGAAGGAACGCGGCGCGACCAATATCCGCTTCCTCTGCCTGCTGGCGGCGCCGGAAGGCATCAAGCGTTTCACCGAAGCCCATCCGGATGTCGACGTGTTTACCGCGTCCATCGATGAGCGCCTCGATGAAAAGGGCTATATCGTTCCCGGCCTCGGCGATGCCGGCGACCGCATGTACGGCACCAAGTAA
- a CDS encoding GNAT family N-acetyltransferase — protein sequence MLQIVPLADRPDLVTVCAAWNHAEWGEFTGSTLDETAQAFYDISREDDGQAARVALWNGEPAGLALLIHSDLETHPHLKPWVASVFVAPGHRGKGIAKGLVGAIEDAARQHGYGEAYLYTNKPDLYRQIGWSDFELLDGDYAGMLIMQKKIAR from the coding sequence ATGCTTCAGATTGTCCCGCTTGCCGACCGTCCCGATCTCGTAACCGTCTGCGCCGCATGGAACCATGCGGAATGGGGTGAATTTACCGGGTCCACCCTCGATGAGACCGCACAAGCCTTTTACGACATCTCCCGTGAAGACGATGGGCAGGCAGCGCGGGTCGCGCTGTGGAACGGGGAACCTGCCGGGCTTGCCCTCCTGATCCATAGCGACCTGGAAACGCATCCGCATCTGAAGCCGTGGGTGGCGAGCGTGTTCGTTGCGCCCGGCCATCGCGGCAAAGGCATCGCCAAAGGTCTTGTCGGCGCCATTGAGGACGCCGCCCGGCAACATGGCTATGGAGAGGCCTATCTCTACACCAACAAGCCGGATCTCTACCGGCAGATCGGCTGGAGCGATTTCGAGCTGCTCGATGGCGACTATGCAGGAATGCTGATCATGCAAAAGAAAATCGCGCGGTAA
- a CDS encoding SlyX family protein: protein MTPDQRLTELEIRVAEQEKTIDELSSVLAQQWKTIDQLSKKLGALTDRFLELEEQTAPDVPVTKPPHW, encoded by the coding sequence ATGACACCGGACCAACGCCTGACCGAGCTCGAAATTCGCGTAGCCGAACAGGAAAAGACAATCGATGAATTGTCATCCGTTCTGGCCCAACAATGGAAAACCATCGACCAGCTTTCCAAGAAGCTCGGCGCACTGACCGATCGCTTTCTGGAACTGGAAGAGCAGACCGCGCCGGACGTGCCGGTCACCAAACCACCGCACTGGTAG
- a CDS encoding sensor domain-containing diguanylate cyclase, producing the protein MKFVPPLIVLLFAATMSGVWTLDMKRRHLLFFGLSFGCFAMGLLVPISGIPDSLALTSPIATALHFMGGWLLCEGVMMRMGMRYSRVAPRLIGLGLLAAMVFFIANDTGYARIAPAVHLSLGSLMAVLCIQARDLACRSSIDRVLFGALLLLTVHFYVQAGMALGLPDEIVQPSELIHTRYWQGVMIFGSFAGVFAGLVLLAVTTSDVVEELQAERDTDPLTGVFNRRGLERRARMRLAEVQRGDHGVIIADIDHFKSINDALGHATGDQVLVEFARILQTIAAETTIVGRIGGEEFVLLVRGDAETCERLGNLLCGRVARHQFLMLSGRQLTCSFGIAMVRGGETLWETAARADLALMRVKHRGRNRVAVEGLEFPSAKQGALLLTG; encoded by the coding sequence GTGAAGTTTGTGCCGCCGCTTATAGTCTTGCTGTTTGCTGCGACGATGTCGGGCGTCTGGACGCTCGACATGAAGCGCAGGCATCTCTTGTTTTTCGGCCTCAGCTTTGGCTGTTTCGCCATGGGGCTTCTGGTTCCGATATCGGGGATCCCGGACAGTCTTGCCCTGACTTCGCCGATAGCAACGGCTCTCCATTTTATGGGCGGGTGGCTGCTTTGCGAAGGTGTGATGATGCGGATGGGCATGCGTTATTCGCGGGTGGCGCCCCGCCTGATCGGGCTCGGTCTCCTGGCGGCCATGGTCTTTTTCATCGCAAATGATACGGGTTACGCGCGCATTGCGCCTGCGGTGCATCTGTCGCTGGGCAGCCTGATGGCGGTGCTTTGCATTCAGGCGCGCGATCTCGCCTGTCGAAGCTCGATCGATCGGGTGCTGTTCGGTGCATTGCTGCTATTGACGGTGCATTTCTATGTGCAGGCTGGAATGGCGCTGGGCCTCCCCGATGAGATTGTGCAACCGTCGGAACTGATACATACGCGCTACTGGCAGGGCGTCATGATATTCGGTTCCTTTGCGGGCGTGTTCGCCGGCCTTGTCCTTCTGGCGGTAACGACTTCCGATGTGGTGGAGGAATTGCAGGCGGAACGCGACACCGATCCGCTGACCGGCGTTTTCAACCGTCGCGGACTGGAACGCCGGGCGCGCATGCGTCTGGCCGAGGTCCAGCGCGGCGACCATGGGGTCATCATTGCCGATATCGACCACTTCAAATCGATCAATGATGCACTGGGCCATGCAACCGGCGATCAGGTTCTGGTCGAGTTCGCCCGCATCCTGCAAACCATAGCAGCCGAAACGACGATCGTCGGACGCATTGGCGGCGAAGAATTTGTTCTTCTGGTCCGTGGCGATGCCGAAACATGCGAGAGACTGGGCAATCTGCTTTGCGGGCGCGTGGCCCGGCATCAGTTCCTCATGCTGTCAGGCCGCCAGCTGACATGCAGCTTCGGTATCGCCATGGTGCGCGGCGGCGAAACCTTGTGGGAAACGGCGGCACGGGCCGATCTTGCCCTGATGCGGGTCAAGCATCGTGGACGAAATCGCGTTGCGGTGGAGGGGCTGGAGTTCCCCAGCGCCAAGCAAGGCGCATTGCTTCTGACAGGCTGA
- a CDS encoding amidohydrolase family protein, giving the protein MSINPYYVYERADLNGPEFGTDRANTAARLKTLTDAGVVVSLHTDTPVAPPRPLEEVWIAVNRIGAISKKVLAPAERISVDKALRMVTIDAAYTLGIDEKVGSIEAGKFADFVVLGDDPATVAPKAIRDVPVLATILGGRVISTSDTRKPAE; this is encoded by the coding sequence GTGAGCATCAACCCATACTATGTCTACGAACGCGCGGACCTGAACGGACCTGAGTTCGGCACCGATCGGGCCAATACCGCTGCCCGGCTGAAGACGCTGACGGACGCAGGTGTGGTCGTGTCGCTTCACACCGACACGCCCGTTGCGCCGCCGCGTCCGCTGGAAGAAGTGTGGATCGCTGTGAATCGTATTGGTGCGATCTCCAAGAAGGTTCTGGCTCCGGCTGAGCGCATATCGGTGGACAAGGCGTTGCGCATGGTAACGATTGATGCCGCCTATACTCTTGGGATCGATGAGAAAGTCGGCAGCATCGAAGCTGGCAAGTTCGCGGACTTCGTGGTGCTGGGCGATGACCCTGCGACGGTCGCTCCGAAAGCCATCCGTGATGTGCCGGTTTTGGCAACGATACTGGGAGGTCGGGTGATCAGCACCAGCGATACCCGTAAGCCCGCCGAGTAA
- a CDS encoding TIGR02281 family clan AA aspartic protease, producing MARAFTILLVFAGLAIAFPLLFEKFSPQLKAGSSTAATASSASSSPSTAYSGRRAQIAPDSRGHFIADVRIAGQTLRAMVDTGASVVAINANAARRIGLSLKPDDFRYRVSTANGETLAAHAILPSIEIGRIRVENVDAMVLRDDALSDTLLGMSFLKRLRHYEVSNGALLLTQ from the coding sequence ATGGCGCGGGCTTTTACGATCCTTCTGGTATTCGCGGGACTGGCAATCGCCTTCCCGCTCCTGTTTGAAAAATTCAGCCCGCAACTGAAAGCCGGTTCAAGCACAGCCGCGACAGCCTCATCCGCTTCTTCGTCGCCCTCCACTGCCTATAGCGGCCGCCGCGCGCAGATCGCGCCGGACAGCCGCGGCCATTTCATCGCGGACGTCAGGATCGCCGGTCAAACCCTTCGCGCCATGGTGGATACCGGGGCAAGCGTCGTTGCAATCAACGCAAATGCCGCGCGGCGCATCGGCCTGTCGCTCAAACCCGATGATTTCAGATATCGCGTCTCGACCGCCAATGGCGAGACCCTTGCAGCACATGCCATCCTGCCGAGTATCGAAATCGGACGTATCCGCGTGGAGAATGTGGACGCGATGGTCCTGCGGGACGACGCGCTCTCGGATACGCTGCTTGGCATGAGTTTTCTGAAGCGTCTGCGTCACTATGAAGTATCGAATGGCGCACTCCTGCTGACGCAATGA
- a CDS encoding DUF2778 domain-containing protein: protein MACVTEVYGSAAPRGKGIRLPFGLKGFTRVAVFAATGLVAGSWMMTALDTLETVVPAFAPVAPVMRRVSLNAPQALAVVDHRLAPSRRIRQGFIDTYTADAAYSNLDWRRSKSADGAPIIADIGPDSVIEDKPVDTASLIELRADRVRREEPVLARVQPQQPAAEAGATMLAYAPVPAPSDAAAAFSKIEPLSKAEEVDAAEKQAHLPTGNAVPVPQLAPDQNSAVAAEDGATQDAFLPDDVPLPGAKPSLRRSRMREKTELAYAPESGATEEPRLGLFSPLLNQASRSKVAIYDISAATVYLPSGERLEAHSGLGPMRDNPRYVNQKNRGPTPPHTYDLRMREALFHGVEAIRLTPVDGNNRYNRDGLLAHTFMLGRRGDSNGCVVFKDYPRFLRAFKRGEFNKLVVVTRMQSSKPARIASLF from the coding sequence ATGGCGTGTGTAACAGAAGTGTATGGCTCCGCAGCTCCGCGCGGCAAGGGCATCCGGCTTCCTTTCGGTCTCAAGGGGTTTACGCGTGTTGCGGTGTTCGCCGCAACGGGCCTCGTAGCCGGAAGCTGGATGATGACCGCGCTCGATACGCTGGAAACGGTGGTGCCAGCCTTTGCACCTGTTGCCCCGGTCATGCGCCGTGTCTCCCTGAACGCACCGCAGGCGCTTGCCGTCGTCGACCACAGGCTCGCACCGTCGCGACGCATCAGGCAAGGCTTCATCGATACCTATACCGCTGACGCCGCTTATTCCAATCTCGACTGGCGCCGGAGCAAAAGCGCGGATGGTGCGCCTATCATCGCCGATATCGGCCCGGATTCCGTCATCGAGGACAAGCCCGTTGATACGGCGTCCCTCATTGAACTGCGCGCTGATCGCGTTCGGCGCGAAGAGCCCGTTTTGGCGCGCGTTCAGCCACAGCAACCTGCTGCGGAGGCCGGTGCGACTATGCTCGCCTATGCGCCGGTGCCTGCCCCATCGGACGCGGCAGCGGCTTTCAGCAAGATAGAACCGCTCTCGAAAGCCGAAGAAGTGGATGCGGCGGAGAAGCAGGCACATCTGCCCACCGGCAATGCCGTTCCTGTTCCGCAGCTCGCACCGGACCAGAACTCGGCTGTCGCCGCAGAAGACGGTGCCACTCAGGACGCATTCCTGCCCGATGACGTGCCGCTGCCTGGTGCCAAGCCTTCGCTGCGCCGTTCCCGCATGCGTGAAAAGACCGAACTCGCCTATGCGCCGGAAAGCGGCGCAACCGAGGAGCCGCGCCTCGGCCTGTTCAGCCCGCTTCTCAATCAGGCTTCGCGCAGCAAGGTTGCCATCTATGATATTTCCGCGGCCACCGTTTACCTGCCGAGCGGCGAGCGTCTGGAAGCCCATTCCGGCCTCGGTCCGATGCGTGACAATCCGCGCTACGTGAACCAGAAGAACCGCGGGCCCACACCGCCGCATACCTATGATCTGCGCATGCGCGAGGCGTTGTTCCACGGCGTCGAGGCGATCCGCCTCACGCCTGTCGATGGCAATAACCGCTACAATCGCGATGGGCTTCTGGCGCATACTTTCATGCTCGGACGCCGTGGTGATTCCAATGGCTGTGTGGTGTTCAAGGACTATCCGCGCTTCCTGCGCGCCTTCAAGCGCGGCGAGTTCAACAAGCTGGTCGTCGTGACCCGGATGCAATCCTCCAAACCCGCCCGGATAGCATCGCTTTTCTGA
- the msrA gene encoding peptide-methionine (S)-S-oxide reductase MsrA, whose protein sequence is MSFLDSYRKKMQMPSTDEALPGRAAPIPTAATHFVNGRPLKGPWPEDYKQVLFGMGCFWGAERLFWQVPGVYVTAVGYAGGVTPNPTYEETCTGLTGHAEVVLVVYDPKVVSLDELLTLFWEEHDPTQGMRQGNDIGTTYRSVIYTFDKADRDVAEKSRENYTQALAARALGPITTEIEDAPEFYYAEDYHQQYLAKNPNGYCGLRGTGVSCPIPLAQ, encoded by the coding sequence ATGAGTTTCTTGGACAGCTATCGCAAGAAGATGCAGATGCCCTCGACGGACGAGGCTTTGCCCGGGCGCGCGGCGCCGATCCCGACTGCCGCCACCCATTTCGTGAACGGGCGCCCGCTGAAAGGACCGTGGCCGGAAGACTACAAGCAGGTTCTGTTCGGGATGGGCTGCTTTTGGGGTGCCGAACGCCTGTTTTGGCAGGTGCCGGGCGTATATGTGACGGCGGTCGGTTATGCGGGCGGCGTTACGCCCAACCCGACCTATGAGGAAACCTGCACAGGCCTCACCGGCCATGCGGAGGTCGTGCTGGTCGTCTACGATCCGAAGGTTGTGAGCCTTGACGAGCTTTTGACCCTTTTCTGGGAAGAGCACGATCCGACCCAGGGTATGCGACAGGGCAACGATATCGGCACGACCTACCGTTCGGTCATCTACACTTTCGACAAGGCGGATCGTGACGTGGCGGAAAAGAGCCGTGAAAACTACACGCAGGCGCTCGCCGCTCGCGCACTCGGCCCGATCACTACGGAAATCGAGGATGCGCCGGAGTTTTATTATGCCGAGGACTATCACCAGCAATATCTGGCGAAGAACCCGAACGGTTATTGCGGCTTGCGCGGCACTGGCGTGAGTTGCCCGATCCCGCTGGCACAATAA